A single genomic interval of Bacillus sp. es.036 harbors:
- a CDS encoding kinase-associated lipoprotein B, translating into MTQKKTFQPGEIVTAGYKTGRYIGEVVDLKDPKAVVKVLAVMKHPTQGDLHNPKQLDVPLFHQRKALAQFEKALVPLSAINHYEGDVPNYNESLQEALGTQEAELKHEGGRWAEASLIEIEKLKEEYFPTR; encoded by the coding sequence ATGACACAGAAAAAAACGTTTCAACCAGGTGAAATAGTCACAGCAGGATATAAGACAGGTAGGTATATTGGAGAGGTTGTAGACCTAAAGGATCCAAAAGCTGTTGTCAAAGTGCTTGCGGTGATGAAGCACCCAACACAGGGCGATCTTCATAATCCAAAACAGCTAGATGTTCCGCTTTTCCATCAACGTAAAGCGCTGGCTCAATTTGAGAAGGCTCTTGTGCCGTTATCAGCTATTAACCACTATGAAGGGGACGTTCCGAATTACAACGAATCGTTGCAAGAAGCCCTTGGTACACAAGAAGCTGAGTTAAAGCATGAAGGCGGAAGATGGGCAGAGGCCTCTCTCATTGAAATTGAAAAACTTAAAGAAGAGTATTTTCCGACAAGATAG